AGTGTATTGGCAAAAAGATAACTATTACTACACAAAACGATTATCTAATGAGTGAAGAGGTTTTTAAAATTACCATTGGAAAAAAAGAGTTCAATGTAGTTGGAAAAAAAATATATCTCACTTCCTTTGATAATAGAAAAAATTCCGCTTTCATATTTGAAGATATAAAAAAAATAAATGAAAACATTGCTGAAATTACTAGTAATAATAATGTAATCTCTTTAGATGATATATATGGAAACTCAGAGGCTACAAAAAGACTAAAAGAGAAAATTTTAAAAATTGCAGATACATCATCCACTGTCTTAATCACTGGAGAGAGTGGTACTGGTAAAGAGTTAGTTGCCCGTTCTTTACATTCACATAGTAATAGAAAAGATAAACCCTTTGTAGTGATTAACTGCTCAGCTATTCCTGATTCACTTCTAGAGAGTGAACTTTTTGGTTATGTTAAGGGGGCTTTTACTGGGGCTAGTAACAATGGTAGAATGGGAAAATTTGAGTTGGCTAATACTGGTGTCATATTTTTGGATGAAATTGGAGATATGCCCCTATATCTCCAAGCTAAAATTTTAAGAGTAATTCAAGAGAAAAAAATAGAAAGGATTGGCTCTAATAAAAGTATTGATTTAGATATTAAAATAATAGCTGCAACTAATGTTGATTTAGAACAAAAAATTAAGGAGCAAAAATTTAGAAGCGATCTTTACTATAGATTGAATGTTATCCCTATAAAACTCCTTCCGCTGAGAGAAAGAAAAGAGGATATTCTCCCAATAGTTGAAAAATTAATAAAAAAATATAATAATATTTCTGGGAAAAATATAATCTCTATCGATGAAGATGTTAAGTCTGCTTTATTATCTTATGATTGGCCAGGAAATGTTCGTGAACTTGAAAATACCATTGAATTAATGTTCAATGTTAGTGGAGATACGCGTATCTTAACAAATAATCTTCTTCCTGATAATATTTCAATGAGAAAAGATGATAACTCATCTATATGCTTACAATCAATAATAAAAATTAAAGAAGATGAATTAGAAGACTTTGAAACAATAGAAAAAAATTATATTCTACAAGGTTTAAAAAAATTTGGAAATACAACAGAAGGTAAAAAACTTATCTCTGAAAAGATGGGGATAGGTTTAACAACACTTTATAGAAAATTAAAAAAATTTGGAATCGAGTAGTTTTTCATTTTGAAAAATCACTCGATTTTTCATTTTGAAAATTTTTTCATTTTGAAAATACATTCCACTATATTTATTCGATTTATACTAAATTTTAAGTATTTTTTCAGTATTAAATTGGCATATTTTTTGCTTATATTTTTACATATAATTAATTTAAAAAGCCTATTTTTAAAACAGAATCACAAGTTTTTAGTTATTCTAGAACCTTGACAAATTTAAATTTTAAGAGTAAATAAGTATAAAAGGAGATGTAAAATATATGGAAAAAATAACAGAAAAAGTTTTAAATATTTTAAAAGAAGAGTTAGTTCCTGCTGAAGGATGTACTGAGCCAATAGCTATAGCTTATGCGGCAGCTAAATTAACTAATATCTTAGGAAATGTTCCTGAAAAAATTGATGCTTACCTTTCTGGTAACATTGTTAAAAATGTTAAAAGTGTTAAAATACCTAACTCTGATGGAATGGTAGGAATAGAAGCTTCTACTGCTATGGGAGCTATCTTGGGAGATTCATCAAAAGAACTTATGGTTATAGCTCATGTTGATAAGTCTCGTTTACCTGAAGTAAGA
This window of the Candidatus Fusobacterium pullicola genome carries:
- a CDS encoding sigma 54-interacting transcriptional regulator, coding for MEVSLINIKEDVNRYINIISNLIKVDVGVVDKNMVRVTGTGLYKNIDGVFALGSVYKNTLETGETHIIKNPRIHTLCSECKDKQNCKEKLEIATPIYCHDEIIGALGLVCFNDEQKNKILADLDSYLNFTKQIAEFIGIKFFEYKESLLQKDQENTLKTILANINKGVIIIDKDNTIVNINSIARKKLNITSECIGKKITITTQNDYLMSEEVFKITIGKKEFNVVGKKIYLTSFDNRKNSAFIFEDIKKINENIAEITSNNNVISLDDIYGNSEATKRLKEKILKIADTSSTVLITGESGTGKELVARSLHSHSNRKDKPFVVINCSAIPDSLLESELFGYVKGAFTGASNNGRMGKFELANTGVIFLDEIGDMPLYLQAKILRVIQEKKIERIGSNKSIDLDIKIIAATNVDLEQKIKEQKFRSDLYYRLNVIPIKLLPLRERKEDILPIVEKLIKKYNNISGKNIISIDEDVKSALLSYDWPGNVRELENTIELMFNVSGDTRILTNNLLPDNISMRKDDNSSICLQSIIKIKEDELEDFETIEKNYILQGLKKFGNTTEGKKLISEKMGIGLTTLYRKLKKFGIE